One Methanobrevibacter sp. V74 DNA window includes the following coding sequences:
- the cfbD gene encoding Ni-sirohydrochlorin a,c-diamide reductive cyclase catalytic subunit has protein sequence MHPRPSPIAASLYTLRDMNVDVIIMHGPNGCCFRTGRLLESDGVRVLTTAMAENDFILGAGEKLEETLIKAYDMFEPKLMGVVGTCASMIIGEDLKEAIANADLPCTVIPVESHGGSGEGDNTIGAIMVLESAVECGVIPREEADRQIEMLEKATEVEKTRGMAQGRYIKPNFGDSKERVAKVVVQAIKEGKNVAFVHNAKKETAYLFADIINFDYTEINQDNKPIVVANLDENIGLERIRGHARNIKEELPMDIDFITGGLDEYPVTADVAAKYLKDKDLDLIVVFGVPHAFPIEEFDIESVAVTDGPRLVEPLKDLGYTHVVAELDAHSKTLGTDKIVFSDFGEMIRSTSGWLNE, from the coding sequence ATGCATCCAAGACCAAGTCCAATTGCGGCTTCTCTTTATACTCTAAGAGATATGAATGTCGATGTTATTATTATGCATGGGCCAAATGGTTGTTGTTTTAGAACTGGAAGACTATTGGAAAGTGATGGAGTAAGAGTTCTAACAACTGCAATGGCCGAAAACGATTTTATTTTAGGCGCTGGTGAAAAACTGGAAGAAACTTTAATTAAGGCTTATGACATGTTTGAACCTAAATTAATGGGGGTTGTTGGAACATGTGCAAGCATGATTATTGGAGAAGACTTAAAAGAAGCAATAGCTAATGCTGATTTGCCTTGTACAGTTATCCCTGTCGAATCTCATGGAGGATCAGGTGAAGGGGATAATACTATTGGAGCTATTATGGTTTTAGAATCAGCTGTTGAATGTGGAGTAATCCCTCGTGAAGAAGCTGACAGGCAAATTGAAATGCTTGAAAAAGCAACGGAAGTAGAAAAAACTCGTGGAATGGCTCAAGGCAGATATATCAAACCAAACTTTGGAGATTCTAAAGAACGTGTTGCAAAAGTCGTTGTTCAAGCCATTAAAGAGGGCAAAAATGTAGCTTTTGTTCACAACGCCAAAAAAGAGACTGCATATTTATTTGCAGATATTATTAATTTTGATTACACGGAAATTAATCAAGATAATAAACCTATTGTTGTTGCCAATTTAGATGAAAATATAGGTTTAGAACGAATCAGAGGTCATGCAAGGAATATCAAAGAAGAATTGCCAATGGATATTGACTTTATTACTGGAGGATTAGATGAATATCCTGTAACTGCAGATGTTGCAGCCAAATATTTAAAAGATAAAGATTTAGATTTAATTGTTGTATTTGGTGTTCCTCATGCATTTCCAATCGAAGAATTTGACATTGAATCAGTAGCTGTAACCGATGGACCACGTTTAGTAGAACCTTTAAAGGATTTAGGTTATACTCATGTTGTTGCAGAACTTGATGCACATTCAAAAACACTTGGAACTGATAAAATCGTATTTTCTGACTTTGGCGAAATGATTAGGTCAACTAGCGGATGGTTAAATGAATGA
- the hisH gene encoding imidazole glycerol phosphate synthase subunit HisH, translating to MITIIDYKSGNLKSISNGFRKIGADYQITDDKEIIADSDYLVLPGVGAFGSAMENLKPFEDVINEHVNDNKPFLGICLGQQVLMGSSEESPEIKGLNLFKGHVELLSGNVKIPHMGWNQLKVVNDSPILEGIDKEFFYFVHSYHVVPDDDEIIAGVCDYGGEIVASLSQNNLFSTQFHPEKSGKAGLKIIKNFTNLEI from the coding sequence ATGATAACAATAATTGATTATAAAAGTGGAAATTTAAAAAGTATTTCCAATGGATTTAGAAAAATTGGTGCTGATTATCAAATCACTGATGATAAAGAAATTATTGCAGATAGCGATTACTTGGTACTGCCTGGTGTTGGAGCATTTGGTAGTGCGATGGAGAATTTAAAACCATTTGAAGATGTAATAAATGAACATGTAAATGATAACAAGCCATTTCTTGGAATTTGTCTGGGTCAACAAGTATTAATGGGGTCAAGTGAGGAATCTCCAGAAATTAAAGGTTTAAACTTGTTTAAAGGACATGTGGAATTGTTGTCTGGGAATGTAAAAATACCTCATATGGGGTGGAATCAACTAAAAGTAGTCAATGATTCTCCAATTTTAGAAGGCATTGACAAAGAATTCTTTTATTTTGTTCACTCATATCATGTAGTTCCTGATGATGATGAAATAATTGCCGGAGTATGTGATTACGGTGGAGAAATTGTAGCAAGTTTATCTCAAAACAATTTATTTTCAACGCAATTCCATCCGGAAAAAAGCGGAAAAGCAGGATTAAAAATTATTAAAAACTTCACTAATTTGGAGATATAA